One genomic window of Micromonospora sp. WMMD1128 includes the following:
- a CDS encoding zinc ribbon domain-containing protein, with protein MPRYEFRCRACGDTFEVNRPMAEAGRPATCPQGHPDTVKLLSTVAFTGRGGAGPVGGTPTPGGGCCGGACGC; from the coding sequence ATGCCCCGGTACGAGTTCCGCTGCCGCGCCTGCGGCGACACCTTCGAGGTCAACCGTCCGATGGCTGAGGCGGGCCGCCCCGCCACCTGCCCCCAGGGTCACCCCGACACAGTGAAGCTGCTCTCCACCGTGGCGTTCACCGGCCGAGGTGGTGCCGGCCCGGTCGGTGGCACACCGACCCCGGGCGGGGGTTGCTGCGGCGGCGCCTGCGGCTGCTGA
- a CDS encoding phospholipase: MTRRLATTLAAGMIALLTVLGLASPAAAAVSTAQKLSVLSTWTQTSASSYNAWNSARLNKAPWAEYGFDWSTDYCSSSPDNPLGFSFNLSCYRHDFGYRNHKAMGIFPANKSRLDSAFYADLKRVCATYNTIVRPACYSLAWTYYQAVNVFGSVAAVRQADLDRAARMKADAERRAAPRP, translated from the coding sequence GTGACCCGACGCCTCGCCACCACCCTCGCCGCCGGCATGATCGCCCTGCTCACCGTGCTCGGCCTGGCCTCACCGGCCGCCGCCGCGGTGAGCACCGCGCAGAAACTCTCCGTGCTGTCCACCTGGACCCAGACCAGCGCCAGCAGCTACAACGCCTGGAACAGCGCCCGGTTGAACAAGGCGCCCTGGGCCGAGTACGGCTTCGACTGGTCCACCGACTACTGCTCGTCCAGCCCGGACAACCCGCTCGGCTTCTCCTTCAACCTCTCCTGCTACCGGCACGACTTCGGCTACCGCAACCACAAGGCCATGGGCATCTTCCCGGCCAACAAGTCCCGCCTCGACAGCGCGTTCTACGCGGATCTCAAGCGGGTGTGCGCCACCTACAACACGATCGTCCGGCCCGCCTGCTACAGCCTCGCCTGGACCTACTACCAGGCGGTCAACGTCTTCGGTTCGGTCGCCGCCGTGCGGCAGGCCGACCTGGACCGCGCTGCCCGAATGAAGGCCGACGCCGAACGCCGCGCCGCACCCCGCCCCTGA
- a CDS encoding adenylate/guanylate cyclase domain-containing protein, which yields MSPRIHLPSGWVTFVFTDIEGSTRMARMLGPVYRPVLREHRRLLRDTLAGTDGAELLTEGDSFFLAFPDAAAAVQACLTAQRALAGHEWPNPDAIPRVRMGLHTGYAEPRDGEYASPEVHRAARVAAAAHGGQVLCSAATARHADPLPDGASLLDLGLHRLRGFDDRERLFQLVAPGLERRFPRPRTADAAAHNLPTQSTSFVGRHFERAELGRLVEAYRLVTVLGAGGAGKTRLAVELASGIVENYPDGVWFVDIAAVTDPGLVAFEIAAVLGLRPEPGRPMVDTLVEYAAPRRMLVVLDTCDAQPAASAEVISRLLAGGRGVRVLATSRESFGVPGEVVWRIPPLSVHEEPGSGASDAVALLLERTAAARGGRAPGLTEQADLHRVVRRLDGLPLAIELAAARMRVLSAGQLAERLDDMMGTLDAGRESAEPPPVEAGWSGNQQDTVDLVAAATGSAPPTPASRAVQRSASERHLTIQATVTWSYRTLGARSSRLLRWMAVFAGPVDLPTVQWLLDEDPLDPLSVLVDKSMVLAEPHASGSTYRMLDPIRAYAARRLIETGEEQAARDRHVAWSRHALDRAHLGPDGRPVTLSLYALDPLAGELRAALRWCATGGSARSGLHLAGGLDQWWRERGLAREGRLWLFRLYGRIAETGEDIPEAELAAAYHMHSLHAGADGEFAEELRYSQRAEAAARQAGDLGLLARVLAGRAAPLVDMGQFAEAERVCREVIDWAYAQDVVGDALLAVYNLAELLWRRGALDEAAEVLGSARPVEAARPVERGRRSVDMLLGMVALARGDLVAAHEHLLVALRSRMSHGYLGRACDTINAIAVRCALAGDAVAAARLFGAAQATRASLRATPGIYEPYWLARQAELRRALGDEAFDAAYGAGAGLRLDEAAALALHVEHPDLTADSLWFGRQTSRPTPEPHSTAG from the coding sequence ATGTCGCCACGGATCCACCTCCCCAGCGGGTGGGTGACCTTCGTGTTCACCGACATCGAGGGTTCGACGCGGATGGCCCGGATGCTCGGCCCGGTCTACCGACCGGTCCTGCGGGAGCACCGCCGGCTGCTGCGCGACACGCTCGCCGGCACGGACGGGGCGGAGTTGCTGACCGAGGGCGACTCGTTCTTCCTGGCCTTCCCGGACGCGGCCGCCGCCGTGCAGGCATGCCTGACCGCGCAGCGGGCGCTCGCCGGGCACGAGTGGCCGAACCCGGACGCCATCCCCCGGGTCCGGATGGGCCTGCACACCGGGTACGCCGAGCCGCGCGACGGCGAGTACGCCAGCCCCGAGGTGCACCGGGCGGCCCGGGTGGCCGCCGCCGCGCACGGCGGTCAGGTGCTCTGCTCGGCGGCCACCGCCCGGCACGCCGACCCGCTGCCGGACGGCGCGTCCCTGCTGGACCTCGGCCTGCACCGGCTGCGCGGCTTCGACGACCGGGAGCGGCTGTTCCAGCTCGTCGCGCCGGGGCTGGAGCGGCGGTTCCCGCGCCCGCGCACCGCCGACGCGGCGGCCCACAACCTGCCCACCCAGTCCACCTCGTTCGTCGGGCGGCACTTCGAGCGGGCCGAGCTGGGGCGGCTGGTCGAGGCGTACCGGCTGGTGACCGTGCTGGGCGCGGGCGGGGCGGGCAAGACCCGGCTGGCGGTGGAGCTGGCCTCCGGGATCGTCGAGAACTATCCGGACGGGGTGTGGTTCGTCGACATCGCCGCCGTCACCGACCCCGGGCTGGTCGCCTTCGAGATCGCCGCCGTGCTCGGCCTCCGCCCGGAACCGGGCCGGCCGATGGTCGACACCCTGGTCGAGTACGCGGCGCCCCGCCGGATGCTCGTGGTGCTCGACACCTGCGACGCCCAGCCGGCCGCGTCGGCGGAGGTGATCAGCCGGCTGCTCGCCGGCGGCCGGGGGGTGCGGGTGCTGGCGACCAGCCGGGAGTCGTTCGGCGTACCCGGTGAGGTGGTGTGGCGGATCCCGCCGCTGTCGGTGCACGAGGAGCCGGGCAGCGGCGCGAGTGACGCGGTGGCCCTGCTGCTGGAGCGCACGGCGGCGGCCCGGGGCGGTCGGGCGCCGGGCCTGACCGAGCAGGCGGACCTGCACCGGGTGGTGCGTCGGCTGGACGGGTTGCCGCTCGCCATCGAGCTGGCCGCGGCGCGCATGCGGGTGCTGTCGGCCGGGCAGTTGGCGGAGCGGCTCGACGACATGATGGGCACCCTGGACGCGGGGCGTGAGTCGGCGGAGCCGCCGCCGGTGGAGGCCGGCTGGAGCGGCAACCAGCAGGACACCGTCGACCTGGTGGCCGCCGCGACCGGGTCCGCCCCGCCGACTCCGGCGTCCCGGGCGGTACAGCGGTCGGCAAGCGAGCGGCACCTGACCATCCAGGCCACGGTGACCTGGTCGTACCGGACGCTCGGCGCCCGCTCGTCCCGGCTGCTGCGCTGGATGGCGGTGTTCGCCGGCCCGGTGGACCTGCCGACCGTGCAGTGGCTGCTGGACGAGGATCCGCTGGACCCGCTGTCGGTGCTCGTGGACAAGTCGATGGTGTTGGCCGAGCCGCACGCCTCGGGCAGCACCTACCGGATGTTGGACCCGATCCGGGCGTACGCGGCCCGCCGGCTGATCGAGACGGGTGAGGAGCAGGCGGCCCGGGACCGGCACGTCGCCTGGTCCCGGCACGCGCTGGACCGGGCGCACCTGGGTCCGGACGGCCGTCCGGTGACTCTCTCGCTCTACGCGCTGGACCCGCTCGCCGGGGAGTTGCGGGCCGCGTTGCGCTGGTGCGCCACCGGGGGCAGCGCCCGGTCGGGGCTGCACCTGGCCGGCGGGTTGGACCAGTGGTGGCGGGAGCGCGGGCTGGCCCGGGAGGGGCGGCTGTGGCTGTTCCGGCTCTACGGCCGGATCGCCGAGACCGGCGAGGACATCCCGGAGGCCGAGCTGGCCGCCGCGTACCACATGCATTCGCTGCACGCGGGCGCCGACGGCGAGTTCGCGGAGGAGCTGCGGTATTCGCAGCGGGCCGAGGCGGCGGCCCGGCAGGCCGGTGACCTGGGGCTGCTGGCCCGGGTGCTGGCCGGGCGTGCCGCGCCGCTCGTCGACATGGGGCAGTTCGCCGAGGCGGAGCGGGTCTGCCGCGAGGTGATCGACTGGGCGTACGCGCAGGACGTGGTCGGCGACGCGCTGCTTGCCGTCTACAACCTGGCCGAGCTGCTCTGGCGCCGGGGCGCGCTGGACGAGGCGGCCGAGGTGCTCGGCTCGGCCCGTCCGGTGGAGGCGGCCCGCCCGGTGGAGCGGGGCCGCCGCTCGGTGGACATGCTGCTCGGCATGGTGGCGCTGGCCCGGGGCGACCTCGTCGCGGCGCACGAGCATCTGCTGGTGGCGCTGCGGTCCCGGATGAGTCACGGCTATCTGGGCCGGGCCTGCGACACGATCAACGCGATCGCGGTGCGCTGCGCGTTGGCCGGCGACGCGGTGGCCGCGGCCCGGCTCTTCGGCGCGGCGCAGGCCACCCGGGCGAGCCTGCGGGCCACCCCGGGCATCTACGAGCCGTACTGGCTGGCCCGGCAGGCGGAGTTGCGCCGGGCCCTGGGCGACGAGGCGTTCGACGCGGCGTACGGCGCGGGCGCCGGGCTGCGGCTGGACGAGGCGGCGGCGCTGGCGCTGCACGTCGAGCACCCGGACCTGACGGCCGACTCGCTCTGGTTCGGCCGCCAGACGTCCCGCCCGACCCCCGAGCCCCACAGCACAGCCGGCTGA
- a CDS encoding lytic murein transglycosylase, translating into MVDGERRPTVRPLRPAAPPDGDAEPVPRPRRDEPASPPAKTAPETASTAEPTAAEPAAAKPALKSTAAKPAAEPAAAEPAAEPAAAEPEAESATAEPAAAEVAAAGGRRRRVPFAHAGRVRPRQLAVGAARATRAWSRRPSGRTTLPALFLLALVGAAVAVGAILVPAAVREPEPVAVEATSATPAQAVPQTGTVPGVTAVPGLTAAPGLTGLPGTAGPSGSPPAGGATANPVLPAARPADALTGWAQRVGVTTGIPATALQAYGYAELVLAQTHRSCQLSWTTLAAIGFVESRHGTAGGATLRPDGLTSKEILGARLDGQGGRSRILDTDQGRLDGDTTFDRALGPMQFIPSTWQEIGADADNDGVKNPHDIDDAALAAGEYLCKAGRNMTIPGDWWGAILSYNDVRRYAQEVFDKADEYGRKSGT; encoded by the coding sequence GTGGTGGACGGCGAACGGCGACCGACGGTCCGGCCCCTGCGACCCGCCGCGCCGCCCGACGGCGACGCCGAGCCGGTCCCCCGCCCGCGGCGGGACGAACCCGCCTCTCCGCCGGCGAAGACCGCACCCGAGACCGCGTCCACAGCGGAGCCCACGGCGGCCGAGCCCGCAGCGGCGAAGCCGGCGCTCAAGTCCACAGCGGCGAAGCCGGCGGCAGAACCCGCGGCAGCGGAGCCGGCGGCAGAACCCGCGGCAGCGGAGCCGGAGGCCGAGTCCGCAACGGCGGAACCCGCGGCGGCGGAGGTCGCAGCGGCCGGGGGGCGGCGTCGGCGGGTGCCGTTCGCGCACGCTGGTCGGGTGCGACCACGGCAGCTCGCGGTGGGCGCGGCCCGGGCCACCCGGGCGTGGTCGCGCCGGCCGAGCGGACGCACCACCCTGCCCGCGCTGTTCCTGCTCGCCCTGGTCGGGGCCGCCGTCGCGGTCGGCGCGATACTCGTGCCGGCGGCCGTCCGCGAGCCGGAACCGGTCGCGGTCGAGGCCACCAGCGCCACCCCGGCCCAGGCTGTGCCGCAGACCGGCACCGTGCCGGGCGTGACCGCCGTGCCGGGCCTGACCGCCGCGCCCGGCCTGACCGGCCTGCCCGGCACCGCCGGGCCGTCCGGCTCGCCGCCGGCCGGTGGCGCGACCGCCAATCCGGTCCTGCCGGCCGCCCGCCCGGCCGACGCGCTGACCGGGTGGGCGCAGCGGGTCGGCGTCACCACCGGGATCCCGGCGACGGCGTTGCAGGCGTACGGCTACGCCGAACTGGTGCTGGCACAGACCCACCGCAGTTGCCAACTGAGCTGGACCACGCTCGCCGCCATCGGCTTCGTCGAGTCCCGGCACGGCACGGCCGGCGGGGCGACCCTGCGACCTGACGGCCTGACCTCGAAGGAGATCCTCGGCGCCCGACTCGACGGTCAGGGTGGCCGCTCCCGGATCCTCGACACCGACCAGGGCCGGCTCGACGGCGACACGACCTTCGACCGGGCGCTCGGGCCGATGCAGTTCATCCCGAGCACCTGGCAGGAGATCGGCGCGGACGCCGACAACGACGGCGTGAAGAACCCGCACGACATCGACGACGCGGCGCTGGCCGCGGGCGAATACCTGTGCAAGGCCGGGCGGAACATGACCATCCCGGGCGACTGGTGGGGCGCCATCCTCTCCTACAACGACGTGCGGCGGTACGCCCAGGAGGTCTTCGACAAAGCCGACGAGTACGGACGCAAAAGCGGCACGTGA